The Raphanus sativus cultivar WK10039 chromosome 2, ASM80110v3, whole genome shotgun sequence DNA segment TTGCTTAATTAGGGAAACATAGATCTTTACAGATGAGTTAACTGAACAATAAGCTAAAAGGGAATGTGTTTCCAAAGAAACCACAagctttaaaatattattataaaccaAATTTCATATGAATTTTATAAAGAACATTAATTAACATATATGTTCTCGTTTCATAATTTTAGACATGTGCAGGTATATATCGTGTGTGAAGCTATACGTATTTGACATTACATATATAAGCAAGAGGAATATGATGCCGTAAACTCAACATTGCTACTTGTTTATTCGTAATAAATCAACTTTAGGGTATTAATCGTTCTTGCTTAGATAATTAAcactatataaaaattgaaaaattgttATGAGCATATGATGTAAATATTACTTCAGAAAAGAGACAGCGAGACGTGAGGTGGAGAACGTAGAGGTTAAAACTCATTGCAAATATTCGTACGTAACGAGTTTACTTCAAACCCCATGCAAATTCTCATGCACGCAACTTTTCTTATATAACCCCTTCCAAGTTCATTATttagtcatcatcatcaagtttaccatcaacaaaaataaattgaaacaaCTAACAACTAAAGAAAGCAAGCCATACTATGCTCTTATCCATGGATATTCTAAAAGCTCACTTCTCTTTGGCAATTCTTGTCATTCTCTTTGCTGTTTCAAGCAGCCAAAATGTCTGCAACCCTGCCTGTAAGGCTAAAGAACCCTTCAACTGCGACAATCCCCTTAAATTCAACCGAACTAGTTTTCCAAAGAACTTCACTTTTGGTGCGGCTACTTCCGCCTACCAGGTTACATATCTCTTTGATACTGAccttttaacataaaatatagcGATCTATGAAGATTATTTTTCATCTATTACGTACGGAAAATCTTTAACCCGGCCTACatgatttatatttactttttaccAGATTGAAGGTGCTGCACATAGAGCACTTAACGGATGGGACTATTTCACTCATAGATATCCAGGTCACAACACATCACTCATTAAAATTTAcccttataattaattaattaacattcACTTCGATGTAGGGAAAATAATGTGTACAAATGACGAATGGAACTATTTCactcatacatatatatatccaaGTCATGCTCATATTTcgatatgttatatatatgtacagaAAAAGTTCCAGATCGCAGTTCCGGAGACCTTGCTTGTGATTCGTATGATCTTTACAAGGTGAGAGGCTTTCAATGATGAATATGTATATACATGATGTTTGCCATTTCAGAAATGTAATTCAACTcttcaaatttcatataattaacAGGAGGATGTCAAATTACTGAAAAGAATGAAGGTTCAAGCCTACCGATTCTCAATAGCATGGTCAAGGGTCTTACCAAGTAAGTGCAGATGATAAGCTGAGCagaattttattattgttactaatataattattttttgactaATGTTGTGATTGTATATTTGCTTACCTTTAGAGGGAAGATTGATTGGAGGAATTGACGAGAACGGGATAAAATACTACAATAACCTCATCAATGAGCTAAAAGCAGatggtaaatattatatataattttgtgttcttaataatacatatataagcTAGTTGTAATTGTTCGAtgatcaaattttttttgtgcGAGTAAAGGCATAGAACCGTATGTAACAATATTCCACTGGGATGTTCCCCAAACTCTAGAAGATGAATATGGAGGTTTCTTGAGCCGGCGTATAGTGTAAGtgcattaaataatttttatattaaacttGTTTACTTTGTCTTAGGTCTATCTTTATATTAAACTTGTTTTCCTTGTCTTAGATCTATTTTATAGTAGATCTTACATCACATCAGATCTATCTTTTATCTAATATATGTATGATACATGGCCAGTGAGGACGTCAAAAACTACGCCGACCTTCTATTCCAGAGATTCGGAGACCGAGTCAAATTTTGGATCACTTTAAACCAGCCTTACTCTCTCGCAACCAAAGGTTATGGAGACGGATCATATCCACCCGGACGGTGCACTGGCTGTGAATTTGGAGGAAATTCCGGAACCGAACCTTATATAGTTGCACATAACCAACTTCTAGCTCATGCACAAACTGTTGCATTATACCGAAAAAGATACCAGGTTCAGCTATTACCACAtatgtcataatttttttcttccaagACTATTTGTATgtagtatatatatgtaacttaTATTCCAAAACAATCTATGCATGCAGAAATCTCAAGGTGGTAAGATAGGAACAACCTTGATCGGGAGATGGTTCACCCCTTTAAACGAAAACAGCATCCGCGACAAGGCTGCTGCAAAGCGAGCATTTGATTTCTTTGTCGGATGGTATTAATATTATCTGTTAATTAATTGACTCTCAGATTTCATGCATATAAACacacatatatgattttttggtTATAAGACCTTAAATGTAACAACTATACTTGTAATATTCATTTTATCCTTTTTGTTCTATATATATGAAGGTTTTTGGATCCATTGGTATACGGAAGATACCCGAAGATAATGCGACAGATGGTTGGACACAGATTGCCAATATTCACACCTCAAGAATCAAAGCTAGTCAAAGGATCACTTGATTTTCTAGGGTTGAAATATTATGTTACACAGTATGCCACCAACGCACCTCCTTCCACCCAACCTAGTGTCATCACAGATTCAAGAGTTACTATTGGatgtatgtaaaaataatttatgtttcttatactatatatataactttatgAACATTCTGAACTCATATAATTGTCTCTACTTGGCTACAGTCTATCGCAACGGAGTACCTATTGGTGTTCAGGTTATTATCGAATTCGGTTTAGAATCATCATTTTTTATGGACATCACATCATTTATTagaattttctttctttctctttttttcttccctTATTGTACAGGCGCCTAGCTTCGTCTACTATCCTCCAGGGTTCCGACAGATTctaaattatatcaaaaacaaTTATGGAAATCCACTTACCTATATCACTGAAAACGGTAGCTACATATCAGCAGACCAATACAAAATGTTTAACcaatgaaattttttatatgttttgtgtttaatttggaaatatttttttcaaattatcagGAGTTGCTGATCTTGATACCGGAAACCTAACACTGCCAGTTGCTCTTGCCGATAATGGACGAATTCAAAATCATTGCAGCCATCTTTCATGTCTCAAATGCGCTATCGAGTGAGTTAACTTTATTTGACATAGTTTTGAGGATTATTATAAGTGTTaacattatttcaaaatatattacagTGATGGATGCAACGTAGCAGGGTATTTTGCATGGTCACTGATGGACAACTACGAGTTCGGAAATGGTTACACTCTCCGGTTTGGTATGAATTGGGTCAATTTCACCAATCCTGCTGATCGAAGAGAAAAAGCTTCTGGCAAATGGTTTTCTAAGTTCATAATCAAACAATAAGAAGAATCAACATATAAATCAAATGTGCATCCAACCTATTGAATCTAATAATTACTCTATCTatgtattgtttgttttatttttaaaataagaattaTTAAAGTTTACGTGATATGTATGTGTTGGTCATACATTGTAATAACTAGGCCTTAATTTTggtcaatttaataaaaaaaacttatgttttATTCTCTTGTTTATATATACTCTTGCGCAAGAATAACttctaaatatatttgatatcttATCACCCTCTCGGTGGTAATGGAATCAAAATTGGCaccatcaaatttatagttgATGTGTTGCGTTTTTAACGCATTCTAACacatgttttcatttttttctagtCTTTTTTTGCTATAGAGTCTTTTCAGGTTGGAATGCATTAGGATGGAGTTTTGGGCACAAGGATCAAGGATTGGAGAAAATTGTTGAAAAGGAGACATTTTAAGGCCAGATCGATCGATCGATCTACTTATGGAACGATCAATCCATATTGATCCAGTTCGACGTGAAATTTTTGGAGTACATTCTGATCGACCAAAAGAAGAATAATTGATCGTTTACATCCAGACCGATCCCATTCTGGAATGGTCGATCCTGACCGGTCTACGTGAGCAAAAaccatatttttgtttaattcaatTTGTGAGCCGGTTTAACCTAGAGATTCGTGCCAGGCGTGTTTAGACCTATATTTTCAGTTTTCCTAGAAGTTTTTCAGAATACGTTACTTTTAGATCGGATTTTCTTTGGATTCGGAGATTGTAAGCATTAGGGCGGGGAAATCTAAATTCTTCATAGAGAAGCTTTTCTGAACCCTCGTTCTACTCTATTTATCAATGAATCCTTCAGTTATTTTATGTGTTCTTCATTCCATGTGTAATTAATACATCAGTTAGGCTAGGGTGAATCTAAGGAATCCATGAATCATTCAAACCAATATGTTAGAGAGGGAATAAATCATTTGGTTGTTCATCTAGATTAATATTATTGCTTGAACTGAATTGCGCGACTAGTTCATGATCTCTTAGTTGTTTAATGCACCGAAAGTGAATGTTTAACTCTTGAAACGAATCTAGATGAGCAAGTATTCATAACCGACGAAAGTTGTTGTTAGGGAACTTGTGAAAAAATTAAACTTGTTAGATTGGACGATTAggattataaattataaattcaattaGCTACCGAAACTCTCTAAAGTTAGGAACTTAGGCTTTATTTTCATCTTTTGTTAAACGAATTGTGACTCGCATTGGTTTTTCTTGATATTGGTGGCTATTCTAGCGAacttagatataattttactgcCTGTGCTATTTGATTTTCCGTGCAATCTCTCTTTCGGACGAACATCATCCAAGATAATCTCTCTAGAACGCTCATACGCAATTATAAAGTCTCTTGtttctaaatttgttttttttattatagtaATTCTCTTTAAGCATATTTGTGATTACTTATCGTTGGCTCTGTAGTAAATACAAACCCCCATAAAATCTTTGCTTTCTTCAACATTTATGTACTCAGGTCTTACCACTAAAACCAACTGCAAGTGCACGATAGTAGGAATTGGTTTCCTCAGAGACCAAGGTTATACTACGAATCTACTAGATAAGAATCAAGCTAGAACAAAAGGAGTTTGTTTTTAAGgatttgtaaatttaaaataaatgattataaattattaatttatataggaCTTAAAAATAAGAATTTGTTAAGTTTTATctgataaaactaaaaattatataatttaatgtttACCCCAATATACAAGAATATTATTTTAGCGGTGAAGATGCTATTACTTGTGTTTCAATGTGCGAGTTTAAGTCGAGAAGTAacaaatttttaattgtttacaGAGTTTATCCAAAACGATGGTTTTTGATAAATTTACAATTGGTTAACACTTTTGATGGTCAATATATTTAAGGACGATTTCTAAATCTAATATagttgtttaaatttttatttattgcatAATAAATTAGACATTACTACAAATTATGCGAAGGAAAAAACATGACTTTTAAAGTTCGTCTTGAAATATTTAACTTATGTTTAAACTAATCATTTCACCCTTAAGTGAAGAACGATAAGTGTCTTAGAGTGTTTTTAAATGTGCTAGGTGCTTGTTACGCGACGTATGAACCTCTAACGTGTCATCATCTAAGCGAGCATAGACGGAGATACACGCatattatatacattatttttagaaaactgAACAAAACATTTACTTAAGGCAATTTTTATGtagaataataaattatatatatataggtttaaattataaactgaataaaataataataacattttaaatctataaagataataaatgtagaaattttaaaattattttcaaaaaaataaactaatagctACAAccatataaacaaataaataaaattaataacagTTAATATCAATAATatgattaacaaaatattattaataatattaatagttAAGTCTTAGTATCAATGCTTAAAACTCACCTAAAATATGTGTAGACAGCATGGTTCGCCCAAGCTATAATATTCatcttaattatataaatctgCATAAAACAttgtaaaatatgaaaatagtaCGTTAACAAACAAATAGCGCCTAAGCGCCGTATAAACAGGCATCTAGACCGCATTTTGGAActctgatttatataaaaagaagtgGGAAAATGgccaaaaaagaacaaaaattaagcatggttgtccctatagtataaaaccatcatttaattgttcttttagtatattttttattaatcccaaaaataacttttgattaatctaattaaacacattaaactaatccaattttttaaatttaactaaaaacgttttaaaaagggaaaagaaaaataaaactttttagtaaaaataaaattcataaactttataaaataaaaataattttaaatgtttttaataaaaaacattaaataaaatttataaaaactttttaattctttttatttttataaaaagtttaaaacttttttgataaaactttaataaaataaaatttgtaaactttataaaaataaaaattaaaaaaaaaaattaattaaaactttaaacaaactttaaaaaaatatttttcaaatatttctttttataaaaagtttaaaatgtttgtaaaatttttaattttatcaaacttttaataaaaataaaaaattttagttcttttaataaaagtaaactttgtaaactttataaaaataaaaataaaactttacaaaaagtttttagtaaaaaaatttaaataaactttataaaaaacgtttaaaaattattttttataaaaaacttaaaacatttgtaaatttgttagttttattaaaatgtaaaaaaaatagaacaagagCTTGTGAAAATCACAAGACAAACTATGGGGATATCATAGATTGATGAagaaaaaatgcaaaatcattttttcacaAGTAAAATTGAccataacacgttttaggaagttataatatttttatgagatttttagaatattttcttaactgaaatttcactaattttcgcaaaaaaatAATCAGGTattcttatccgtagaaggcgcaatctaaaagtttagaagaatGATAAAAATCCTGAATACTTTCTACTTTGAGTAGAAGTAAGAGTAAATTGTAGAAAACACATTACCCGAAATTTAGAACACtttataaaagtagaagatgcattcGGAAGGAAAGTGGATATCTTTGCGATTAGTAAAATGAGGATTCctcttatttagaaatttagtaaatagtataaTGGACGTTCTAAAAGAAGTAGATGaatgtgtttattttataaattattttttactaaaccATTTTTCGTAGAAGACGCATTCTACTTTagtataacatattttaaaaaatttgtttatcAAGTtttcgaacaaaaaaaattaccaacTTGTGTATGTGGGTGTTTTATtgattgtttatatt contains these protein-coding regions:
- the LOC108832387 gene encoding myrosinase 4-like; translation: MLLSMDILKAHFSLAILVILFAVSSSQNVCNPACKAKEPFNCDNPLKFNRTSFPKNFTFGAATSAYQIEGAAHRALNGWDYFTHRYPEKVPDRSSGDLACDSYDLYKEDVKLLKRMKVQAYRFSIAWSRVLPKGRLIGGIDENGIKYYNNLINELKADGIEPYVTIFHWDVPQTLEDEYGGFLSRRIVEDVKNYADLLFQRFGDRVKFWITLNQPYSLATKGYGDGSYPPGRCTGCEFGGNSGTEPYIVAHNQLLAHAQTVALYRKRYQKSQGGKIGTTLIGRWFTPLNENSIRDKAAAKRAFDFFVGWFLDPLVYGRYPKIMRQMVGHRLPIFTPQESKLVKGSLDFLGLKYYVTQYATNAPPSTQPSVITDSRVTIGFYRNGVPIGVQAPSFVYYPPGFRQILNYIKNNYGNPLTYITENGVADLDTGNLTLPVALADNGRIQNHCSHLSCLKCAIDDGCNVAGYFAWSLMDNYEFGNGYTLRFGMNWVNFTNPADRREKASGKWFSKFIIKQ